One Rosa chinensis cultivar Old Blush chromosome 3, RchiOBHm-V2, whole genome shotgun sequence DNA window includes the following coding sequences:
- the LOC112193669 gene encoding beta-glucosidase BoGH3B: MSASLTRVLLLLCLCIAAATMRTEEAAGGGGYMKYKDPKQPLNTRINDLLSRMTLEEKIGQMTQIERIVASAEVMNKYYIGSVFSGAVSVPSEKDSAETWVTMVNDFQKGSLSTRLGIPMIYGIDAVHGHNNVYKATIFPHNVGLGATRDPELVKRIGAATALEVRATGIPYVFAPCIAVCRDPRWGRCYESYSEDHKVVQAMTQIIPGLQGDIPPNSRKGVPFLAAGNKKVAACAKHYVGDGGTTKGIDEDNTVINRHGLLSIHMPPYYNSIIEGVATIMVSYSSWNGVKMHANRDLVTGFLKNTLRFRGFVISDFMGIDRITSPAYANYSYSITAGINAGIDMIMVPYNYTEFIDGLTFQAKNKIIPMSRIDDAVRRILRVKFIMGLFENPLADLSLVNQLGSQEHRDLAREAVRRSLVLLKNGESADKPLLPLPKKTSKILVAGSHADNLGYQCGGWTIEWQGSSGNDLTHGTTILTSIKNTVDPETEVVYKENPDAEYVKSNDFSYAIVVVGEPPYAETFGDSLTLTLPDAGLKTITNVCGAVKCVVIIISGRPVVIQPYVPLLDALVAAWLPGSEGQGVADVLFGDYGFTGKLSRTWFKTVDQLPMNVGDPHYDPLFPFGFGLTTTPTKAN, encoded by the exons ATGTCTGCCTCCTTGACGAGGGTACTTCTTCTGTTATGCTTGTGTATAGCAGCGGCGACGATGAGAACAGAAGAAGCAGCAGGTGGAGGAGGATACATGAAATATAAGGACCCCAAACAGCCCTTGAATACTAGAATCAATGACCTACTGAGCCGGATGACTTTGGAGGAAAAGATTGGCCAGATGACGCAGATAGAGCGCATTGTTGCTTCAGCTGAGGTCATGAACAAGTACTACATTG GGAGTGTGTTTAGCGGCGCTGTGAGTGTGCCATCAGAAAAAGATTCTGCAGAAACTTGGGTTACAATGGTGAATGATTTTCAAAAGGGTTCTCTATCAACTCGCCTTGGTATTCCAATGATTTATGGTATTGATGCTGTTCATGGCCACAATAATGTCTACAAGGCAACAATCTTTCCTCACAATGTTGGCCTTGGAGCTACCAG GGACCCTGAACTTGTTAAAAGGATTGGAGCTGCAACTGCACTTGAAGTTAGAGCCACAGGCATTCCATACGTCTTTGCACCTTGCATAGCG GTTTGTAGAGATCCAAGATGGGGTCGTTGTTACGAAAGCTACAGTGAAGATCATAAGGTTGTTCAAGCAATGACTCAGATCATACCTGGATTACAAGGAGACATACCACCTAACTCTAGAAAGGGTGTTCCCTTTCTAGCAGCTGGAAA TAAAAAGGTTGCAGCCTGTGCAAAGCATTATGTGGGCGATGGTGGAACAACCAAAGGCATCGATGAGGATAACACTGTAATAAACAGGCATGGGTTACTCAGCATTCACATGCCACCCTACTATAACTCAATTATCGAAGGTGTTGCAACCATTATGGTATCTTACTCCAGCTGGAATGGAGTCAAGATGCATGCTAACCGTGATCTTGTCACTGGCTTTCTTAAGAATACTCTCCGTTTCAGG GGTTTTGTCATCTCAGATTTCATGGGTATTGACAGAATTACCTCACCAGCTTATGCCAACTACTCATACTCGATTACAGCAGGGATCAATGCTGGCATTGACATG ATCATGGTTCCATACAACTATACAGAATTCATTGATGGTCTAACTTTCCaggcaaaaaataaaatcattcccATGAGCAGAATTGATGATGCAGTGAGGAGAATTTTGCGGGTTAAGTTTATAATGGGGCTATTTGAGAATCCGTTGGCTGATCTCAGCCTCGTCAACCAGCTTGGCAGTCAG GAACACAGAGACTTGGCTCGGGAAGCTGTGAGGCGATCGTTAGTTCTTCTAAAGAATGGTGAATCTGCAGACAAGCCATTGCTACCCCTTCCAAAGAAGACATCAAAAATACTTGTAGCTGGAAGTCATGCAGACAATCTTGGTTATCAGTGTGGTGGTTGGACCATTGAGTGGCAGGGATCGAGTGGCAACGATCTCACACATg GTACCACAATCCTAACCAGTATAAAGAACACAGTTGATCCAGAAACTGAAGTGGTGTACAAGGAGAATCCTGATGCTGAGTATGTTAAGTCAAATGATTTCTCCTATGCCATCGTTGTCGTAGGAGAACCACCATATGCGGAGACATTTGGTGACAGTTTAACTTTGACTCTGCCTGATGCGGGCCTTAAAACCATTACAAATGTTTGTGGTGCTGTGAAGTGTGTTGTCATCATCATCTCCGGTCGTCCTGTTGTGATCCAACCATACGTTCCCCTGCTAGATGCTCTGGTTGCGGCGTGGCTTCCAGGAAGTGAGGGCCAAGGAGTTGCTGATGTTTTGTTTGGTGACTATGGTTTCACCGGCAAGCTTTCTCGCACTTGGTTTAAAACCGTTGATCAGCTACCTATGAATGTTGGAGATCCACATTATGACCCTCTCTTCCCCTTTGGATTTGGCCTGACAACAACACCCACCAAAGCCAACTAG